In the Shewanella sp. OMA3-2 genome, one interval contains:
- a CDS encoding serine hydrolase domain-containing protein: MSNWFKYIKAAVVSIVIVIGLLVAFNWQSVNRLYSVITLFDDTLIVDNFSHMNDIFFNQKINQHGKPSPFGVNLTPLPKTFNYRNTTTNAEAFLKRRATTALLVVKDDNITYEQYFLGTQSDDKRISWSMAKSFVSILFGIQVDAGKIDIEKSVDFYLPELANSGYANVKVKHVLQMSSGVKWNEDYQDFYSDINKMGRVLAIGGSLDQMTSERVNQSPPGKVFRYVSMDTHVIGMIARRVSGKSLVELLQTTMWDRIGMESDAYWLTDSQGSAFALGGLNLTTRDYARFGRLLLNNGVYNGQQIISKDWIKAATTAQADYLQPQADKLGYGYQIWLPPGAEAGEFFCVGVYGQYIYVNQQHNVVIVKNSADLGFQDSLISKHETIAFFREIVASLESPHR; the protein is encoded by the coding sequence ATGTCTAACTGGTTTAAGTACATCAAAGCTGCAGTAGTCAGTATTGTGATTGTTATCGGCTTGCTAGTTGCATTTAATTGGCAAAGCGTTAATCGCTTATACAGTGTTATTACACTATTTGATGACACATTAATCGTCGATAATTTTTCACACATGAATGATATATTCTTTAACCAGAAAATTAACCAACACGGCAAACCTTCCCCCTTTGGTGTCAACTTAACGCCGTTACCAAAGACATTTAATTATCGAAACACCACCACCAACGCTGAAGCATTTCTAAAGCGCCGAGCAACAACAGCCTTGCTGGTAGTTAAAGACGACAACATCACCTACGAGCAATATTTTCTAGGCACCCAAAGTGATGACAAACGTATCTCATGGTCAATGGCAAAATCATTCGTGTCGATATTATTCGGCATACAGGTTGATGCAGGCAAAATTGATATCGAAAAAAGCGTCGATTTTTATCTACCGGAACTGGCAAACTCGGGTTATGCCAATGTGAAAGTCAAACACGTTTTACAAATGTCATCAGGGGTTAAATGGAATGAGGATTATCAGGACTTCTATTCTGACATTAATAAAATGGGCCGCGTGCTAGCCATTGGAGGATCGTTAGATCAAATGACCAGTGAACGGGTTAATCAGTCCCCGCCAGGTAAAGTGTTTCGTTATGTCAGTATGGATACCCATGTCATTGGTATGATAGCAAGGCGTGTTTCTGGTAAGTCATTAGTCGAGCTTTTACAAACCACTATGTGGGACAGAATAGGCATGGAAAGCGATGCTTATTGGCTAACCGACTCCCAAGGCTCTGCTTTCGCATTAGGCGGTTTAAATTTAACGACCCGTGACTATGCCCGCTTTGGCCGTTTATTACTTAATAATGGCGTTTACAATGGCCAACAGATTATTTCAAAAGACTGGATAAAGGCCGCCACAACAGCGCAGGCTGATTACTTACAACCACAAGCAGATAAGCTCGGTTATGGCTACCAAATTTGGCTACCACCAGGCGCAGAAGCCGGTGAGTTTTTTTGCGTCGGTGTTTACGGACAATATATTTATGTAAACCAACAGCACAATGTCGTCATAGTCAAAAACAGCGCCGATTTAGGCTTTCAAGACAGCTTAATCTCTAAGCATGAAACCATTGCCTTTTTCCGAGAAATTGTCGCGTCATTGGAGTCACCTCATCGATAG